From Pyxicephalus adspersus chromosome 7, UCB_Pads_2.0, whole genome shotgun sequence, a single genomic window includes:
- the LOC140334805 gene encoding uncharacterized protein, producing MVPIKPVVGIVSREHPESHHWLTSFLSSLPGVNDVPCIHLSRDISPDFREEMSQCDFVVFYNPNRTEGKNEEEEHRRGENFMVITETEPPIDKDLVLVSQMMEKKNILIVTDEPERGTSEEKIQNLQNQDSYRLWMQEVIQFPGPEKTFPSDSTHFNMIPNDPQNRNPSGIPSPNGSVKRADMNSVSRADSEETSSSLDDGLTIWSSRGQPDSTSSNEDIESFPEDTHKKSTVQKYFYWIAILIILNIMMLITGLGINELNKENRKNISDMPENSTHYPGSTIIATSRDSMGQTTTSLPLYSTQTTPTTMTYTTMHTTYNSTITNVTNMITTLTSNTNTTHPNTTPPSPGTSTDLSETTINVTSGHIVDDRTSAPPVFTTQNTTPRNYTGEYTTYNDTKPTDYTNDYVTVTTQPTHTSSHLNVTTTSIEMSTDSPEITINVTLEHTVDDRTSALPMITTQNTTPRNYTTENTLTSTSSTLTTTSVDISTDVSETTINVTSEQIVNETTRAPPLFTIYNTTPRNYTTEYTTYNDTKPKDYTNDYVTSSLLNITTTNVDISTDSPKITINATSGQIVDESTTAPPVFTTHKVTPTNYTTEYITYNNTKPTDYITTAGTSSPLNMTTTSLEMSTDTTNNGTKPKDYTNDTATTQSVETSSLLNSTTTNVDISTHDSETTNNVTSGHIDESTASPPVFTTQNTTPINDTIEYTTYNDTKPTDYISDYVTVPTLSADTSSPLQITTGLEMSTDSPDTTINVTSGHNIDTKPTDYTNDTVTTQTADTNSSLNTASTEMSTVSPETTINITSGHIVQESTTSPPVFTTQNTTTGNYTTEYTTYIDTKPTDYISDYVTAATLSADTSSPLNITTSLDISTDSPEITINATSGHNADENTTTPLFTTQNTIMPTNDTSDYSTSIITTADNGPITTTTTLTAAITIFNMSTLIPGDTSPHPNDSTQESFMTDPETKTEPRVTSAIMTTFGLPSSIPVQTTPPNIVSTLEMITTITKNTTLSSEDTTIESSITLPETTPSIPGYITPNSVNISSALPTPGETPPLTEDTTLPNSETPLSLPVHASTIRTAPLMHTTFTRYISADVEVTTMENNGSNPLTTPSLPDLVTSITSSEIPTLVSGKTSSNVEDRTTIPSPTYPPSGPVHTVTSATVLPSEIISLFTGNATSNVALPTQDVETGFPNTTPVPGFISPITSSKAPTLFPGAMSPVEQTAINMGSTVGDSGPSMSISELSPSAPEHTVTITSSQPFTMVTSSNKVPTTLENINTTETKATISEQIGSSPATNSSDSPTAEYTDPSTTIASSKVTTIIPTLTHSQNNTENNITFTPEVATLFSRRVSSASPISTIPSLSSPDTTLFVEDPTTNKAMLTSSEKDTSFDNVRTPTSNPGNANQESTMILQGNTIKYFTALQTGTLGPETATSNLWTVTVGAEGVTSETQTGTLGPDGATSDLLIGTLGPEGATSDPQTKISEPESATSDPQTGTFDPEGATSVHQTGTLGLQGATSYPQSLGPESATSHTKT from the exons ATGGTGCCCATAAAGCCGGTGGTTGGGATAGTCTCTAGGGAACACCCAGAATCCCACCATTGGTTGACCTCGTTCCTCTCTTCTCTACCCGGAGTCAATGATGTCCCATGCATTCACCTCTCTAGAGATATCTCTCCGGATTTCAGAGAAGAAATGTCTCAATGTGACTTTGTGGTTTTCTACAATCCAAACAGAACAGAAGGAAAGAACGAAGAAGAGGAACACAGAAGAGGAGAAAACTTCATGGTTATCACCGAGACTGAACCACCCATTGATAAAGATCTGGTACTTGTTTCACAAATGATGG aaaagaaaaatattctgattGTGACTGATGAACCAGAAAGGGGAACCTCTGAGGAGAAAATACAGAACCTCCAGAACCAGGATAGTTATAGGCTATGGATGCAGGAAGTCATCCAATTCCCTGGACCAGAGAAAACGTTTCCTTCGGATTCAACACACTTTAATATGATACCCAATGATCCCCAAAACAGAAATCCATCCGGAATCCCAAGCCCAAATGGATCAGTAAAGAGAGCTGATATGAATTCTGTTTCAAGAG CTGATAGTGAAGAAACTTCAAGTTCTTTGGATGATGGGCTGACAATATGGAGCAGCAGGGGCCAACCTGACAGCACCTCGAGCAAT GAGGACATTGAAAGCTTTCCTGAGGATACTCACAAGAAGAGTACTGTCCAG AAATACTTCTATTGGATTGCCattctcattattttaaatattatgatgTTAATCACGGGATTAGGAATCAATGAATTGAACAAAGAAAATCGAAAAAACATTTCAGACATGCCGGAAAACTCTACCCATTACCCAGGGTCCACCATCATAGCAACGTCAAGAGACTCCATGGGCCAAACTACCACCTCTCTTCCGCTATACTCAACACAAACTACCCCAACCACAATGACTTATACTACAATGCATACAACATATAATTCCACAATAACCAATGTCACAAACATGATCACAACACTAACAAGTAATACAAATACTACTCATCCAAATACCACCCCACCAAGTCCAGGGACATCTACCGACTTATCAGAAACTACCATCAATGTAACATCAGGACACATTGTAGATGACAGAACCAGCGCTCCTCCTGTATTTACAACACAGAACACAACGCCAAGGAATTATACTGGTGAGTATACAACATATAATGACACAAAACCAACTGATTACACTAATGATTATGTCACAGTGACAACACAACCAACCCACACAAGCTCCCATCTCAACGTGACTACAACAAGTATAGAAATGTCTACTGACTCTCCAGAAATTACCATTAATGTAACATTGGAACACACCGTAGATGACAGAACCAGCGCTCTTCCTATGATTACAACACAGAACACAACACCAAGAAATTATACTACTGAGAATACATTAACAAGCACAAGCTCTACTCTGACTACAACAAGTGTAGACATTTCTACTGACGTATCAGAAACTACCATCAATGTAACATCAGAacaaattgtaaatgaaacaaccAGAGCTCCTcctttatttacaatatacaacACAACACCAAGGAATTATACTACTGAGTACACAACATATAATGACACAAAGCCAAAGGATTACACTAATGATTATGTCACAAGCTCTCTTCTCAACATAACTACAACTAATGTAGACATTTCTACTGACTCTCCAAAAATTACCATCAATGCAACATCAGGACAGATTGTAGATGAAAGCACCACAGCTCCTCCTGTATTTACAACACACAAAGTAACACCAACAAATTATACAACTgagtatataacatataataacacAAAGCCAACTGATTACATTACAACAGCTGGGACGAGCTCTCCTCTAAACATGACTACAACAAGTCTAGAAATGTCTACTGATACAACAAATAATGGCACAAAGCCAAAAGATTACACTAATGACACAGCTACAACACAATCAGTGGAGACAAGCTCACTTCTCAACTCGACTACAACAAATGTAGACATTTCTACTCATGATTCAGAAACTACCAACAATGTAACATCAGGACACATTGATGAAAGCACCGCCTCTCCTCCTGTATTTACAACACAGAACACAACACCAATAAATGATACTATTGAGTATACAACATATAATGACACAAAGCCAACAGATTACATTAGTGATTATGTCACAGTCCCAACACTTTCAGCTGACACAAGTTCTCCTCTGCAAATTACTACAGGTCTAGAAATGTCTACTGATTCTCCAGATACTACCATTAATGTCACATCAGGACACAATATAGACACAAAGCCAACAGATTACACTAATGACACAGTGACAACACAAACAGCTGACACAAACTCCTCTCTAAACACAGCAAGTACAGAAATGTCTACTGTTTCTCCAGAAACTACCATCAATATAACATCAGGACACATTGTGCAAGAAAGCACcacctctcctcctgtatttaCAACACAGAACACAACAACAGGCAATTATACTACTGAGTATACAACATATATTGACACAAAGCCAACAGATTACATTAGTGATTATGTCACAGCGGCAACACTTTCAGCTGACACAAGTTCCCCTCTGAACATTACAACAAGTCTAGACATTTCTACTGACTCTCCAGAAATTACCATCAATGCAACATCAGGACACAATGCAGATGAAAACACAACCACTCCTTTATTTACAACACAGAACACCATAATGCCAACAAATGATACATCTGATTACAGCACAAGCATTATCACTACTGCAGATAATGGCCCCATTACAACAACCACAACACTTACTGCAGCGATAACAATTTTTAACATGTCAACACTAATTCCAGGAGATACGTCCCCACATCCGAATGATTCCACCCAGGAAAGTTTCATGACtgatcctgaaacaaaaacagaaccTAGAGTTACTTCGGCCATCATGACTACTTTTGGGTTACCTTCTTCTATTCCGGTACAGACAACTCCTCCTAACATAGTTTCTACATTAGAAATGATTACAACAATCACAAAAAACACAACCCTCTCTTCAGAGGATACTACAATAGAAAGCAGTATCACCCTACCTGAAACTACACCCTCAATCCCAGGATATATAACACCAAATTCTGTAAATATAAGTTCTGCTCTACCTACACCAGGAGAAACGCCTCCATTAACAGAAGACACCACCTTGCCCAATTCTGAAACTCCTCTCTCACTTCCTGTACATGCTTCAACTATTAGAACAGCACCATTAATGCATACCACTTTTACAAGATATATATCTGCAGATGTGGAGGTTACTACTATGGAAAACAATGGAAGTAATCCTTTAACTACACCTTCCCTTCCAGACCTTGTAACCTCCATAACCAGTTCTGAAATACCCACCCTAGTTTCAGGAAAAACATCTTCCAATGTTGAAGACAGGACCACCATTCCAAGCCCAACTTACCCACCTTCAGGTCCTGTGCACACAGTTACATCTGCCACTGTGTTACCATCAGAGATCATTTCATTATTTACAGGCAATGCTACATCAAATGTGGCGCTTCCTACTCAGGATGTAGAAACTGGTTTTCCAAATACGACACCCGTACCTGGGTTTATATCACCCATAACTAGTTCTAAGGCACCTACGTTATTCCCGGGAGCTATGTCTCCTGTAGAACAAACTGCAATTAATATGGGCTCCACTGTTGGTGACTCTGGACCTTCAATGTCAATTTCTGAGCTCTCACCATCAGCTCCAGAACATACAGTCACAATCACATCATCACAGCCATTTACTATGGTCACGTCCTCAAATAAAGTTCCAACTactttagaaaatattaatacaacTGAAACAAAAGCAACTATTTCAGAACAAATAGGTAGTTCTCCTGCCACAAATAGTTCTGACAGTCCCACTGCAGAGTACACAGACCCATCAACAACCATAGCTAGTTCTAAGGTGACCACAATAATTCCCACTTTGACACATTCACAGAACAATACTGAAAACAATATAACTTTTACTCCTGAAGTTGcaacattgttttcaagaagaGTAAGCTCAGCTTCTCCTATTTCCACAATACCTTCCCTATCGTCACCAGATACCACCCTATTTGTGGAAGACCCTACCACAAATAAAGCAATGCTTACTAGTTCTGAGAAAGACACATCCTTTGATAATGTAAGAACACCAACATCTAATCCAGGAAATGCAAACCAAGAGTCTACCATGATACTGCAAggtaacacaataaaatatttcactgcTTTACAAACTGGAACACTTGGCCCTGAAACTGCCACCTCTAATCTCTGGACTGTAACGGTTGGTGCTGAAGGTGTTACCTCTGAAACTCAGACTGGAACACTTGGTCCGGATGGTGCCACCTCTGATCTACTGATTGGAACTCTTGGTCCTGAAGGAGCTACCTCTGATCCCCAGACTAAAATTTCTGAACCTGAAAGTGCCACCTCTGATCCTCAGACTGGAACGTTTGACCCTGAAGGTGCTACCTCTGTTCATCAGACTGGAACTCTTGGTCTTCAGGGTGCTACATCTTATCCCCAAAGTCTTGGTCCAGAAAGTGCCACCTCTCATACAAAGACTTAA